A window of Pseudodesulfovibrio hydrargyri contains these coding sequences:
- a CDS encoding FadR/GntR family transcriptional regulator, with product MEAKPVCRKCISDEIVSQIREMIEHGRLQPGDRLPAERKLAEQFGVSRTTVREGIKILSESGFLTSRQGAGTFVSRPDDGARGGSLIDAVLAGNHDLQDVFEVRKMLEPEIAALAARNGSPDAKTRLEAILMEQEQAIDDGESGAGIDQRFHQALAEASGNPVLREMVSALHEGFSRSRAEEVQSPQRQKASLAAHRAIVEAVRNGHAMQAERAMREHLDEVERIIFDNQRGAYSRR from the coding sequence ATGGAAGCCAAACCCGTATGCAGAAAATGCATATCCGACGAGATCGTCAGCCAGATCAGGGAGATGATCGAGCACGGGCGGTTGCAGCCCGGAGACCGGCTGCCTGCCGAGCGCAAGCTGGCCGAACAGTTCGGCGTGTCCCGCACCACGGTGCGCGAGGGCATCAAGATCCTGTCCGAGTCCGGGTTTCTGACCAGCCGCCAGGGCGCGGGCACCTTTGTCAGCCGTCCGGACGACGGGGCTCGGGGCGGCTCGCTCATCGACGCGGTTCTGGCCGGGAATCATGACCTCCAGGACGTATTCGAGGTGCGCAAGATGCTCGAGCCCGAGATCGCGGCCCTGGCCGCGCGCAATGGCTCGCCGGACGCCAAGACCCGGCTGGAGGCCATCCTCATGGAGCAGGAGCAGGCCATCGACGACGGCGAGAGCGGGGCGGGCATCGACCAGCGGTTCCACCAGGCCCTGGCCGAGGCGTCGGGCAATCCGGTGCTGCGCGAGATGGTCTCGGCCCTGCATGAGGGGTTCTCCCGCAGCCGGGCCGAGGAGGTCCAGTCCCCCCAGCGTCAGAAGGCCTCCCTGGCCGCCCACCGGGCCATCGTGGAGGCGGTCAGAAACGGCCACGCCATGCAGGCCGAACGGGCCATGCGGGAACATCTCGATGAAGTTGAAAGAATCATCTTTGATAATCAAAGAGGAGCATACTCAAGGAGATAG
- a CDS encoding mechanosensitive ion channel family protein — MNLDLPFDLPVTLIEANPVLDLAAKTGLLLLAGLLAFFLARWLLVRGGRAFARRTRSKFDDILLESGFFSRAALLAPAPVFFWGLEFFSGLKGLLDHLIYAYLAVSVVLVLAKLLDALSGLYRTFKVASRRPIKGYVQLVKLFLYMLGGVSVVAILLGQSPWGLLSGIGAMTAVLMLVFRDTILSLVAGIQMSANDLLHTGDWIEMPAMNADGTVVDIALNTVKVQNWDMTVTAIPTFKFLDTPFKNWESMTKSGGRRIKRAVMIDQSSIRFTDDALKKRLMAVQHLAPFMEMRQKEIDAANAASGADPSSPLNGRRMTNIGLFRRYALEYLRSHPKIRQDMTLLVRQLQPHADDGLPLEIYCFTSETAWALHEDIKSDIMDHLLAALPEFGLRAYQRNALVDVRANS, encoded by the coding sequence GTGAATCTCGACCTGCCCTTCGACCTGCCCGTCACCCTCATCGAAGCCAACCCGGTCCTGGACCTCGCGGCCAAGACCGGCCTGCTCCTGCTCGCCGGGCTGCTCGCCTTTTTCCTGGCCCGCTGGCTGCTGGTGCGCGGCGGCCGCGCCTTTGCCCGGCGCACCCGCAGCAAGTTCGACGACATCCTGCTCGAATCCGGGTTCTTCTCCCGGGCCGCGCTCCTGGCCCCGGCCCCGGTCTTCTTCTGGGGGCTGGAGTTCTTCTCCGGGCTCAAGGGGCTGCTCGACCACCTCATCTATGCCTACCTGGCCGTGAGCGTGGTCCTGGTCCTGGCCAAGCTCCTCGACGCCCTGTCCGGCCTGTACCGGACCTTCAAGGTCGCCAGCCGCCGCCCCATCAAGGGGTACGTCCAGCTGGTCAAACTGTTCCTCTACATGCTCGGCGGCGTCTCGGTGGTGGCCATCCTGCTCGGCCAGTCGCCGTGGGGGCTGCTCTCGGGCATCGGCGCCATGACCGCGGTCCTCATGCTGGTCTTCCGCGACACCATCCTCTCCCTGGTGGCGGGCATCCAGATGTCGGCCAACGACCTGCTCCACACCGGAGACTGGATCGAGATGCCGGCCATGAACGCGGACGGCACGGTCGTGGACATCGCCCTGAACACGGTCAAAGTCCAGAACTGGGACATGACCGTCACGGCCATCCCGACCTTCAAATTTCTGGACACCCCGTTCAAGAACTGGGAGAGCATGACCAAGAGCGGCGGGCGCAGGATAAAGCGGGCCGTCATGATCGACCAGTCGTCCATCCGCTTCACGGACGACGCCCTCAAGAAACGGCTCATGGCCGTCCAGCACCTGGCCCCGTTCATGGAGATGCGCCAGAAGGAGATCGACGCGGCCAACGCGGCCTCCGGCGCGGACCCGTCCTCGCCGCTCAACGGCCGCCGCATGACCAACATCGGGCTGTTTCGGCGCTACGCCCTGGAATACCTCCGCTCCCACCCCAAAATCCGCCAGGACATGACCCTGCTCGTGCGCCAGCTTCAGCCCCACGCCGACGACGGCCTGCCGCTCGAGATCTACTGCTTCACCAGCGAGACCGCCTGGGCCCTGCACGAGGACATCAAGTCCGACATCATGGACCACCTCCTTGCCGCCCTGCCCGAGTTCGGCCTGCGCGCCTACCAGCGCAACGCCCTGGTGGACGTCCGGGCCAATTCCTAG
- a CDS encoding metallophosphoesterase — translation MGYWFIIVMTVSTLLVLYLGWRLINPLPLGIKRKLTLWFLLALILFGHRLTWVLHRTNRYELLACDTIDWIGFTFLGFISILVVFMLARDIPSLIGRMIAGVKRLCTRRSKLPYFIGPDRARRRFLLNASNGVIMAAVLPMAGFGVYNARRKPSVLANDLLLPGLPDGLDGFTIAQISDTHIGPTIRGDWARQVVAEVNALSPDMIVHTGDMVDGAVDGLKADVQPFGELHAPHGVWFCTGNHEYYSGVFAWLDEARRLGMRPLVNEHALIDTGRGRILLGGVTDLRMGGTVPGQASSPAKAMAGAPDHDVSVLLAHEPNSVYAAAEAGFDVQLSGHTHGGQYFPYNYVIHLFQTFVKGPYLHEDTQLYVNMGTGYWGPPMRIGTRPEITLHTLRKA, via the coding sequence ATGGGTTACTGGTTCATCATCGTCATGACCGTCTCCACCCTCCTGGTCCTGTACCTGGGGTGGCGGCTGATCAATCCTCTGCCGCTGGGCATCAAGCGCAAGCTCACGCTGTGGTTCCTGCTGGCACTGATCCTGTTCGGGCACCGGCTGACCTGGGTCCTGCATCGGACCAACCGCTACGAGCTGCTGGCCTGCGACACCATCGACTGGATCGGGTTCACCTTTCTCGGGTTCATCTCCATCCTGGTGGTCTTCATGCTGGCCCGGGACATCCCCAGCCTGATCGGGCGGATGATCGCGGGGGTGAAGCGGCTGTGCACCCGGCGCAGCAAACTGCCGTACTTCATCGGCCCGGACCGTGCCCGCCGCCGCTTCCTGCTGAACGCCTCCAACGGGGTGATCATGGCCGCCGTCCTGCCCATGGCCGGTTTCGGGGTGTACAACGCCCGGCGCAAGCCCTCGGTCCTGGCCAACGACCTGCTCCTGCCCGGGCTGCCCGACGGCCTTGACGGCTTCACCATCGCCCAGATTTCCGACACCCACATCGGTCCGACCATTCGGGGCGACTGGGCTCGGCAGGTGGTGGCCGAGGTCAACGCGCTCTCGCCGGACATGATCGTGCACACCGGCGACATGGTGGACGGGGCCGTGGACGGGCTCAAGGCGGACGTCCAGCCCTTCGGCGAACTGCACGCCCCGCACGGGGTGTGGTTCTGCACCGGCAACCACGAGTATTATTCCGGGGTCTTCGCATGGCTCGACGAGGCCCGGCGGCTGGGCATGCGGCCTTTGGTCAACGAGCACGCGCTCATCGACACGGGCCGGGGCAGGATCCTGCTCGGCGGGGTCACGGATCTGCGCATGGGCGGCACCGTGCCGGGCCAGGCCTCCTCGCCGGCCAAGGCCATGGCGGGCGCGCCGGACCACGACGTGTCCGTGCTCCTGGCACACGAGCCGAACTCGGTGTACGCGGCCGCCGAGGCGGGCTTCGACGTGCAGCTGTCCGGCCACACCCACGGCGGGCAGTACTTCCCGTACAACTACGTCATTCATCTCTTCCAGACGTTTGTTAAGGGGCCCTACCTGCACGAGGATACCCAGCTGTACGTGAACATGGGCACCGGCTACTGGGGCCCGCCCATGCGCATCGGCACCCGCCCCGAGATCACCCTGCACACCCTGCGAAAAGCCTAG
- a CDS encoding APC family permease yields the protein MNNLQKKYGFWTATAMVVGIVIGSGVFFKADNVLEASAGSLPTALFAWLIGGAIMVVTAYVFSKIATRIQKINGVVDYFEQAYGRTAGYLVAWFMTFIYYPTLVAVLAWVSANYTQGLMGVEGALWPLSWGYMTAFFLLNYFSPVLAGRWQVTSTVVKLIPLGLVAVVGTIAGLTNGMTVQNFTVAAKTVSHGGGGLALATLSTAFAYEGWIIATVINAELKDAKRTLPRALVVGTISVVCIYMLYYLGISGVLTNDQVLAQGDAAPVRVISIIFGHLGGTLLTVFVIISCLGTLNGLIMGSARGMFSIASRGLGPKPDLFCRVNPVNNCTTHSAMIGYVLSCFWLVVWYGNFAGWWGSFMDISELPIAFLYVIYISLYVWVMKTFTDLGALNRYACPCLAAAGSLYIIWGAIQKDMFLHFLILSVLILAVGVRLMRGDRPRNRRRTLG from the coding sequence ATGAACAATCTACAAAAAAAGTATGGATTCTGGACCGCGACCGCCATGGTCGTGGGCATCGTCATCGGCTCGGGCGTATTCTTCAAGGCGGACAACGTGCTCGAGGCCTCGGCGGGCAGCCTGCCCACGGCCCTGTTCGCCTGGCTCATCGGCGGGGCGATCATGGTCGTCACCGCTTACGTCTTCTCCAAGATCGCCACCCGCATCCAGAAGATCAACGGCGTGGTGGACTACTTCGAACAGGCCTACGGCAGGACCGCCGGGTACCTGGTGGCCTGGTTCATGACCTTCATCTACTACCCCACCCTGGTCGCGGTCCTGGCCTGGGTCTCGGCCAACTACACCCAGGGGCTGATGGGCGTGGAAGGCGCGCTGTGGCCCCTGTCCTGGGGCTACATGACCGCCTTTTTCCTGCTCAACTACTTTTCGCCGGTCCTGGCCGGGCGGTGGCAGGTGACCTCCACCGTGGTCAAGCTCATCCCCCTGGGGTTGGTCGCCGTGGTCGGGACCATCGCCGGGCTGACCAACGGCATGACCGTTCAGAACTTCACGGTCGCGGCCAAGACCGTGTCCCACGGAGGCGGCGGACTGGCCCTGGCCACCCTGTCCACCGCGTTTGCCTACGAGGGCTGGATCATCGCCACGGTCATCAACGCCGAGCTCAAGGACGCAAAGCGGACCCTGCCCCGCGCCCTGGTGGTCGGGACCATCAGCGTGGTCTGCATCTACATGCTCTACTACCTGGGCATCTCCGGGGTCCTGACCAACGACCAGGTCCTGGCCCAGGGCGACGCCGCCCCGGTGAGGGTCATCTCGATCATCTTCGGACACCTCGGCGGCACCCTGCTCACGGTCTTCGTGATCATCTCCTGCCTGGGCACCCTCAACGGCCTGATCATGGGCTCGGCGCGCGGCATGTTCTCCATCGCCTCGCGCGGGCTGGGCCCCAAGCCAGACCTCTTCTGCCGGGTCAACCCGGTCAACAACTGCACCACCCACTCGGCCATGATCGGCTACGTACTGTCCTGCTTCTGGCTCGTGGTCTGGTACGGCAACTTCGCGGGCTGGTGGGGCAGCTTCATGGACATCTCCGAACTGCCCATCGCCTTCCTCTACGTCATCTACATCTCCCTCTACGTCTGGGTCATGAAGACCTTCACCGACCTCGGCGCCCTCAACCGCTACGCCTGCCCCTGCCTGGCCGCGGCCGGTTCCCTGTACATCATCTGGGGTGCCATCCAGAAGGATATGTTCCTGCACTTCCTGATCCTGTCCGTGCTCATCCTGGCCGTCGGCGTCCGGCTCATGCGCGGCGACAGGCCACGCAACCGCAGGCGCACCCTGGGCTAG
- a CDS encoding alpha-hydroxy-acid oxidizing protein — protein sequence MKEIRDKARELMKGYCRVCKVCDGKVCAGEVPGMGGLGTGASFKANLEALEGFRLNMRLLHDASEPDTSTSLLGIDMSMPVMAAPIGGVSFNMGGGVSEEDYADAVVSGCKAAGVIGCTGDGVPPLLHESGFAAIEKNGGHGIPFIKPWEGAELDEKLEKGRKTGCSIFGMDVDAAGLITLRQMGRPVSPKPLSELKKIIDKVHGWDAKFIIKGVMTPDEAELAVEAGADAIIVSNHGGRVLDHTPGTAEALPDVAEKVHGKITILVDGGIRTGADVLKMLALGADGVLIGRPVAVAAVGGLQEGVEQYLATIKAQLSGAMVLTGCKDIASIDSNVLF from the coding sequence ATGAAGGAAATTAGAGACAAAGCACGTGAACTGATGAAGGGCTACTGCCGGGTCTGCAAGGTCTGCGACGGCAAGGTGTGCGCGGGCGAGGTCCCGGGCATGGGCGGCCTGGGAACGGGCGCGTCCTTCAAGGCCAACCTGGAGGCCCTGGAGGGATTCCGCCTGAACATGCGCCTGCTGCACGACGCGTCCGAGCCGGACACCTCCACGTCCCTGCTCGGCATCGACATGTCCATGCCGGTCATGGCCGCGCCCATCGGCGGCGTGTCCTTCAACATGGGCGGCGGCGTGTCCGAGGAGGACTATGCCGACGCCGTGGTCAGCGGCTGCAAGGCGGCCGGGGTCATCGGCTGCACCGGCGACGGCGTGCCGCCTCTGCTGCACGAGTCCGGGTTCGCGGCCATCGAGAAGAACGGCGGCCACGGCATCCCGTTCATCAAGCCTTGGGAGGGCGCCGAACTGGACGAGAAGCTCGAAAAGGGACGCAAGACCGGCTGTTCCATATTCGGCATGGACGTGGACGCCGCCGGGCTGATCACCCTGCGTCAGATGGGCCGTCCCGTGTCGCCCAAGCCCCTGTCCGAGCTCAAGAAGATCATCGACAAGGTCCACGGTTGGGACGCGAAGTTCATCATCAAGGGGGTCATGACCCCGGACGAGGCGGAACTGGCCGTCGAGGCGGGCGCTGACGCCATCATCGTCTCCAACCACGGCGGGCGCGTGCTCGACCACACCCCCGGCACGGCCGAGGCCCTGCCCGACGTGGCCGAAAAGGTCCACGGCAAGATCACCATCCTGGTGGACGGCGGCATCCGCACCGGCGCGGACGTACTCAAGATGCTGGCGCTGGGTGCCGACGGCGTGCTCATCGGCCGCCCCGTGGCCGTGGCCGCCGTGGGCGGGTTGCAGGAAGGCGTCGAGCAGTACCTCGCGACCATCAAGGCCCAGCTCTCCGGAGCCATGGTCCTGACCGGCTGCAAGGACATCGCCTCCATCGACAGCAACGTCCTCTTCTAA